One segment of Plasmodium vivax chromosome 14, whole genome shotgun sequence DNA contains the following:
- a CDS encoding variable surface protein Vir18, putative (encoded by transcript PVX_121855A) has protein sequence MAPWFGTSSRINDQYRKYLEPRCFTNYDNFQKEVKRQITTLNNRDQKSFCTKCQKIKQEINEKNNELKNCYSYNILKNKLINDDDINAFMEKCLEQPKCSYSGASNARSPPALKGKQEKTCRGSNDCNRVATLVKESAGKNNTPNPNDLVVARPGVSDPKVIYPSGTTRHESIPKPAASASLNSLTSALGSSSNDSSSRITLGTDSSTTAIAQQQNLGTSSHESDQHSPQHVNSNPLSAQDIGSRTSQDQDTDERSHNGKDAAVITLGDGNPGTEVISNLLEGIADLGGLPRLHNKITDAAAGGEMYVNGVPLEIPVGKPLSDSTTGDNPEIKYKNYTAMALAPTGVIMLMTLLSKVNQIKRRNTRKDIRQNIERILLLESPAKTEESSYSFAYSPSQYWEK, from the exons CTAGTAGAATCAATGATCAATACCGAAAATACCTAGAGCCTCGATGTTTTACtaattatgataattttCAAAAGGAAGTTAAAAGACAAATTACTACATTAAATAATAGGGACCAAAAAAGTTTCTGCAcaaaatgccaaaaaataaaacaagaaataaatgaaaaaaacaatgaattaaaaaattgttactcttacaatatattaaaaaataaattaataaatgatGATGATATAAATGCTTTTATGGAAAAATGTCTTGAACAACCTAAATGTAGTTACAGTGGGGCGTCTAATGCTAGAAGTCCTCCTGCATTAAAAGGCaaacaagaaaaaacttGTAGAGGAAGCAATGATTGTAATAGAGTAGCAACACTAGTGAAAGAATCAGCAGGTAAA AATAATACACCCAATCCTAATGACCTTGTTGTGGCGAGACCTGGAGTTTCTGATCCCAAAGTTATTTATCCTTCTGGTACAACTAGGCATGAATCTATTCCGAAACCAGCGGCATCTGCTTCACTGAATTCCTTAACTAGTGCATTAGGTAGCAGCTCAAATGATTCTTCATCACGGATTACCCTTGGAACTGATTCTAGCACAACTGCTATCGCTCAACAACAAAATTTAGGAACAAGCAGCCATGAGAGTGATCAACATAGCCCCCAACATGTAAATAGTAATCCCCTTAGTGCTCAGGATATTGGGAGTCGAACTTCTCAAGATCAAGATACTGATGAAAGATCTCATAATGGTAAAGATGCTGCCGTTATAACTCTTGGCGATGGAAATCCTGGTACTGAAGTTATTTCTAATTTATTGGAAGGCATTGCAGATTTAGGCGGTTTACCTCGTCTGCACAATAAAATAACTGATGCTGCAGCTGGTGGAGAAATGTATGTAAACGGGGTTCCTCTAGAAATACCTGTTGGTAAACCACTTAGTGATTCAACTACTGGCGATAATCccgaaataaaatataaaaattataccgCAATGGCTTTAGCACCCACGGGAGTCATTATGCTGATGACACTTCTTTCTAAAGTAAACCAAATT aaaagaaggaacacACGAAAAGACATTAGACAAAATATAGAGAGGATACTACTATTGGAATCTCCCGCTAAAACAGAAGAAAGTAGTTACTCATTTGCATATAGTCCTTCTCAATATTGGGAAAAGTGA
- a CDS encoding hypothetical protein (encoded by transcript PVX_121860A), giving the protein MNKKLRYMLSLIVFESSFRKIKLIFEKICTVLLQSYPIIVLINVIYDTDTNSISLLYDYIFCLFFSKKLLKLFNISQKLVLTLGSL; this is encoded by the coding sequence atgaataaaaagttACGATATATGTTGTCTTTGATCGTTTTTGAAAGttcatttagaaaaattaaactaatttttgaaaaaatatgtacagtCTTATTGCAAAGCTATCCAATAATTGTATTAATTAACGTTATTTATGATACAGATACTAATTCTATATCATTACTTTATGACTACATCttttgtttattcttttcgaaaaaattgctaaaacTATTTaacatttcgcaaaaattaGTGTTAACTTTAGGTAGCCTTTAA
- a CDS encoding RAD protein (Pv-fam-e) (encoded by transcript PVX_121865A), with the protein MNNLSMFKMSKSVGLFFLLLGIGLLVRLSDFNYRKKENSFTNNITTPHGNAALKSNIDAFPRHLSTLSQIVKHYCPKTELNGSNNKNVEEQKRISAIYSELSNLEMMKYCGNMTFLFGKDISTDLIRYNEFLTHLLNNMERKLSNNLTSLATKFGIPKEDKEKLWKEYKEGIKKEFKEVNDYYKRICKDYENTLIIPGFLFNIKLQKYINLWRKVAYRTEKKWSDTFAIRTSKYRTLKSKS; encoded by the exons atgaataatctCTCGATGTTCAAGATGTCTAAATCTGTTggccttttcttccttcttttagGAATTGGGTTGTTGGTAAGATTAAGCGATTTTAATTatcgcaaaaaggagaactCTTTTACG AATAATATTACCACTCCACATGGTAATGCAGCGTTGAAGTCAAATATAGATGCATTCCCAAGACATTTATCGACACTATCGCAAATCGTAAAACATTATTGTCCAAAAACTGAACTAAACGGAagcaataataaaaatgttgaagAACAGAAAAGGATTTCTGCAATATATTCAGAATTAAGCAATTTAGAAATGATGAAATATTGTGGCAATATGACATTCTTATTTGGAAAAGATATAAGTACTGATCTTATCAGATATAATGAGTTTCTTACGCacttattaaataatatggaaagaaaattatCAAACAACCTAACTTCATTAGCCACAAAATTTGGGATTCCAAAGGAAGATAAAGAGAAATTGTGGAAAGAATACAAagaaggaattaaaaaagaatttaaagaAGTAAACGATTATTATAAACGCATTTGTAAGGATTATGAGAATACTCTGATAATACcgggttttctttttaacataaaattgcaaaaatatattaacttgTGGAGAAAAGTTGCATATagaactgaaaaaaaatggagtgacACTTTTGCAATTAGAACAAGTAAATATAGAACCCTAAAATCAAAGTCATAA
- a CDS encoding Pv-fam-d protein (encoded by transcript PVX_121870A), translating into MEMNLNIDLGIRTNRILNGMSDTEYRRKQTLIRPGLRDILYDADFYYVDNDNSRMDSSSETLNTYKSYGNSERKRGSSNSLYYDNFYDDHYNENCEEDEVESDHAYYAKRHRKRRNIDKKYNDEDEFDVTESYSYKKKNLDESEDEDNNSYVGALPLARKTYELSKYKPSNRSINSNVIGLIKKLDKNFENNMTNLMMSHIDHTAIKKHKSSKAMKMMIKSVFPVIASGALVIGLLINGFSPLAVYSSGALFIAALSYVNRKNIKCVKMLIPFTRNISYKHKNAISY; encoded by the coding sequence ATGGAAATGAACTTAAATATAGATTTAGGTATAAGAACTAACAGAATATTAAATGGAATGTCAGACACAGAATATAGAAGAAAACAAACTCTCATAAGACCTGGTTTGAGAGATATCCTTTACGATGCCGATTTTTACTATGTAGACAATGACAACTCCCGAATGGATAGCAGTTCTGAAACACTCAATACATATAAATCGTATGGTAATTCGGAACGTAAGAGGGGTAGCTCTAATAGCCtatattatgataatttttacgATGAccattataatgaaaattgtGAGGAAGATGAAGTTGAAAGTGATCATGCATATTATGCTAAACGTCATCGTAAAAGACGaaatattgataaaaaatataatgacgAAGATGAATTTGACGTAACGGAATCCtatagttataaaaaaaagaatttggaTGAATCAGAAGATGAGGATAATAATTCCTATGTAGGGGCACTTCCATTAGCACGAAAAACATATGAATTAAGCAAATACAAACCTTCAAATCGATCTATAAATTCAAATGTAATCGGTTTAATTAAGAAATtggataaaaattttgaaaataatatgacGAATCTAATGATGAGTCATATTGATCATACTGCAATAAAGAAACATAAATCCTCAAAAGCTATGAAAATGATGATTAAATCCGTTTTTCCAGTTATAGCTTCCGGGGCACTTGTAATTGGATTATTAATTAACGGGTTTTCACCATTAGCTGTTTATTCATCAGGGGCGTTATTTATAGCTGCATTATCATAtgttaatagaaaaaatatcaaatgtgtaaaaatgttaattccCTTCACAAgaaatatttcttataaacataaaaatgctaTTTCATATTAg
- a CDS encoding hypothetical protein (encoded by transcript PVX_121875A), giving the protein MGNRNYIGYIKIIILNFLIPVCHYYNDESTFDNFMNKKLRIVDEVDLTSKRLLAIKETETNSHKGGFERDVSSHDIPSNFTDSDETKSTEKRLKKGSGKNSKIIKKFKKMKLTIFNFLKKLEKRYEKIVYSHFCFIDTLMKDPMVNKIMFTKILLKKYRLFLVMPFVKKILEFILYLMRITNLLALYPFLGTIVTTIKIVYI; this is encoded by the exons ATGGGAAATAGAAATTACATCggttatataaaaattattatattgaactttttaattcctGTATGCCATTATTACAATGATGAg AGTACCtttgataattttatgaataagaAACTCAGAATAGTTGATGAAGTTGACTTAACAAGTAAACGATTATTAGCAATAAAAGAAACGGAAACAAATTCCCATAAAGGGGGATTCGAACGAGATGTGTCTAGTCATGATATACCGAGTAATTTTACAGATAGCGATGAGACCAAATCAACAGAAAAACgattaaaaaaaggctctgggaaaaattccaaaataattaaaaagtttaaaaagatgaagctaactatttttaattttttgaagaaattagAGAAAcgttatgaaaaaatagtatatagtcatttttgtttcataGACACTCTTATGAAGGACCCGAtggttaataaaataatgtttacaaaaatattacttaaaaaatatcgtTTGTTTCTAGTTATGCCATTTGTTAAGAAAATACTGGaattcatattatatttaatgcGTATAACGAATCTTCTAGCATTATATCCATTTTTAGGGACAATTGTGACGacaattaaaattgtatatatataa